The Natranaeroarchaeum aerophilus DNA window GTCTCGGACGTCCGGATGCAGGAGGTCGACGAGCTCGCGGTCGCCCGCGAATCGGACGTCGAGGACGTGATCGACGACTGGGAGGACCGGGCCGAAGACCGGCGCAAGGAGCAGACGACTGAGATGGTCGACCAGCTTATCAGCGAGCATCGGGCCGACGACGAGCGGGACAGCCGGGCGACCGAACTGTAATCCCAACAACCGGCGCGGTGGCGCGCGCTGGCGAGGCGTCTATGCCGAGCCAGCGCCGTGCGAGGGATGACGAACGAGTCCTGCGAGTGAGGAATCGGCTGGGGAGGACGAGGCTGTGGGGGTGGATCGAAAGGGGCCGTGCCGGTCGGCGGGTCCGCGGCCAGTTAGCACCGCAGCGACGCGAGGAGCGCACGGGCGCAGAGCCGCCGAGCGGTGCGGGGGCTTTCAGGTGATGAGAGAGCCTTGGCACGATTCGTCTCTGTGGCTCTGTTGAAATATGACTGAGCGAACTCGGTGAGAGACTCGGGCCAGCGAATGAGGTTGAGGGCGGATTCTGGAGCAAGTGATGGTAGCCATCAGTACTAATTGACTGGATCGGTAGGGTTACGTACAATTGTCGTGTTTGCTGTCGAACGGCTGCAACCAACCTCAGCCGGATTGCCACTGAATCTCGGTCAGCGGATGCAGTGGGTTGTCGCCCAGCACGTCGTATGCTGTGTCGGTGATAGTGAGTGAAGACGCATCTTCGAGATGGCCGAGCAAGTCCATGCTGTAGCCTCGCTCCTGGGCGTACCGCTTCCGAAGGATTCCAAGTACAGTTTCCGGATGTGGTCCAATCTGTTCGAGGTGAGCGCCCGCTTGCAGGTCGCCCGCTTGCACGAGTTCTTCGAAGCGTTCGACGGTTGGTCCTGCCTCGGGCAGCGTCACGAACGCGCCCTTCGTGAACATCACTGTGTCTTCGTCACCGGAAACAGCATCGAGTAGGCTCCAATCGCCATAGAAGTCGAACTGCGCGACGGAGATACGGTCGTCGTCTGCGTGCAGTTCGCGGGCCAACTCGACGCCTGCCGTATTGTACTCACCGCCAACGACCTGGACGTCCGGGAATGCATCGGCGATTGCACCAAGCGTCCAGCCCCAGCCACAGCCGAGGTCAAGCACCGTCTCCCCACCATCCAAAACCGGTGAAAGAGCCTCCCTGACGACAGTTCTATCTCGCTTAACGAGTTCAGCGTCGTCAACGAGGAACAGTTCCTCCTCGATGGATATGAGGCTCTGTTCGTCCCGCCCGTTTCCGCGAGTCTGCCGGACGAATTCTTCATACGACGGAGAGTTCTCCCGATAGGATTTGAGGAGATATTCGTAGATGTTTTCGTACGTCTCGGTCCCGGTGAACAGGTCCGGATCACGCGGAGGGTCATCGACCGCACCGAGCAGGTAGGTTGCCCACGACGAGTGAGTCGGGAGGTCGTCCAGCGGAATGGGCTTCATCGTCGTTCCCCTCCACTGGCTGTGAGTACTCGAATAACGGTACACCGGATCAGTGATAATTGCATCGCTATCACCACCGTTGGACAGCAGAAGTGGGTGCGGTCTGCAACTAAGACATCGGTGGTTCTTATTGAAAATGCCGATTCTCTGTCAGTGATCGAAAACTGCACAACGAAGCGATCGATCCCGACCAAAACTGATAGGTGTGAACCAATCAACAGATCAGTACCAGTGTGTAGTAAGCGGCTGTTTCATGTTCTTCGGTGTGAGAGGGTATTATCCTGTATTATTGCTCTACATATTTGACCGAACTTCTGATTGATTCCAGATGGGTTGTCACTGGTCGCAGTATGTATGCCCCTCCGATATTGACCGCGACCGGGGCAGAGTACACTTTCTAAGGATTTCAACAGGGCCGCCGAGCAGTACGGGGGCTTTCAGGCTATTGACAGAGCCTGAAAACGGATCATCACTGTCAAAATCCTGTATCTCCCTGTGAGCAAAAAGGTACCAGACCAATCTCTAGAACATCCCGCCCATCCCCATCGAGCCGAGCACGCTCTGGATCAGCGAGCGGACCATCAGCCCGAGCCCGGCCAGCACGAGCGCCAGCCCGCCAGCGATCACGAGACTCTCGTAGGCGATCAGGACGATTCCGCCGAGCAGTGCCAGCAGGCCGACGATGCCGACCGCACCGAGTTTCTTGAGCATACCTCTCGCTGGTCGGGGCGCGTACAATAATCCGGTGGTTTCGAGGCGGAACCGACTCCATCGGGTTTAAAACCACACCTGTCCAATATCCGCGTATGAGCGACGACAACGGACGAAACGACCTCCGGATGCCCGACGACGACGAGGTCTTTGCCGAAGTCACGAACATGCTCGGCGCGAACCGCGTAAAGGTACGCTGTGCGGACGGCGAGGAACGGACCGCCCGAATCCCCGGCAAGATGCAAAAACGCATCTGGATCCGCGAGGACGACGTCGTGCTCGTCGAGCCGTGGGACTGGCAGGACGAAAAAGCGGACATCACGTGGCGCTACGAGAAACAGGAAGCCGACCAGCTTCGCGACGAAGGCCACATTCGGTAGTCGAGCGCACAGAACGCAGCCTTTTACCGCTGGATTCCGTACCCGTGAGTAGATGACAGGCGAGTACGGCCTGCTCGAACCCGACGAGTCCGACGCGCCGGGTGACGAGTTCGAGCAGATCGACGTCACCGACACGGAAGCCGACCGAATCGCCCGCGAACGCGACAGAGAGTTCGACCAGTTCCGGAAACGGATCAAAGACTCCGACCGGTTCAAGGTCGACGATGGTGCCTTCGACGACGCCACCTTCGCCGCCCTGTACAAGCTTGTTCAGGACGGCTACGTCGACGCCATCGGCGGGCCGCTCTCGACGGGCAAGGAGGCCAACGTCTACAACGCACTCGCCGGTGAGCGCTCGCTGGAGATGCTCCGAGCGGGCGAAGAGGAGGTCGCGATGAAGGTGTATCGCACCCGCGCGACCAACTTCCAGGACATGCGGGAGTATCTGGTGGGCGACCCGCGCTTCGAGGAGCTCGGCGACAAGAAGAAGATCGTGATGGCCTGGACGCGCAAGGAGCTCTCGAACCTCGAACGCGCCCGGAAAGCGGGCGTCCGGGTCCCCCGACCGATCACCGCCCAGCGAAACGTCCTCATCATGGAGTACATCGGCACCGAGGACGGGCGGGCGAAACGACTCACCGAGGTCTCAATCGAGAACCCCGAAACGGCCTTCGAGGTGGTTCGCGAGTACATCAAACGGCTCTACGGAGCCGGACTCGTCCACGGCGATCTCAGCGAGTACAACGTGCTCTTTTACGATGGCGAACTGGTCGTGATCGACGTCGGGCAGGCGGTGAC harbors:
- a CDS encoding class I SAM-dependent methyltransferase; protein product: MKPIPLDDLPTHSSWATYLLGAVDDPPRDPDLFTGTETYENIYEYLLKSYRENSPSYEEFVRQTRGNGRDEQSLISIEEELFLVDDAELVKRDRTVVREALSPVLDGGETVLDLGCGWGWTLGAIADAFPDVQVVGGEYNTAGVELARELHADDDRISVAQFDFYGDWSLLDAVSGDEDTVMFTKGAFVTLPEAGPTVERFEELVQAGDLQAGAHLEQIGPHPETVLGILRKRYAQERGYSMDLLGHLEDASSLTITDTAYDVLGDNPLHPLTEIQWQSG
- a CDS encoding DUF7470 family protein produces the protein MLKKLGAVGIVGLLALLGGIVLIAYESLVIAGGLALVLAGLGLMVRSLIQSVLGSMGMGGMF
- the eif1A gene encoding translation initiation factor eIF-1A, whose product is MSDDNGRNDLRMPDDDEVFAEVTNMLGANRVKVRCADGEERTARIPGKMQKRIWIREDDVVLVEPWDWQDEKADITWRYEKQEADQLRDEGHIR
- the rio1 gene encoding serine/threonine-protein kinase Rio1, whose amino-acid sequence is MTGEYGLLEPDESDAPGDEFEQIDVTDTEADRIARERDREFDQFRKRIKDSDRFKVDDGAFDDATFAALYKLVQDGYVDAIGGPLSTGKEANVYNALAGERSLEMLRAGEEEVAMKVYRTRATNFQDMREYLVGDPRFEELGDKKKIVMAWTRKELSNLERARKAGVRVPRPITAQRNVLIMEYIGTEDGRAKRLTEVSIENPETAFEVVREYIKRLYGAGLVHGDLSEYNVLFYDGELVVIDVGQAVTIHHPNAEEFLERDCENVASFFGRQGMEITGDELLEWVHENAEP